Genomic DNA from Cyprinus carpio isolate SPL01 chromosome A22, ASM1834038v1, whole genome shotgun sequence:
GAAGTCTATAGAGCCATTTCACaatgctatattattatatttcattgtatGTGATTTAGCTTTTATTGTTCAGGTCAATCATATATCCGTGTGGGAAAAGAATCAGTCTGAATGAGGAAAGTGATAACTTCATAATATTCTTTCGATGGTTATGGGGATTTCCCGTGACCAGGACTTTGATCTCTTTGAAGTGAATCAGCTTCAGATTTGCCCTGAAGCTGTTATGCATGCCAGTGTTGTTCAGAGTTAATAATTTCCTTGTTTACAAACCTTACTTCATTTTAGAATGAGTCAGTGTTTTTTAACGATTGGTCAACAAAATCATCCCTTCTAAACACATACcccataaatataaatcaaaaatacaaataaataatcgCATTTATAAATCCCTTACACCAAAACCGCACAACAATCATATggggggggggtctctcctcaaccaccaccagtgtacCACAACACCCAGTGTGCAGCACCACCTGGACGATGCGACGGCTGCCACAGTACAACGGCAGCAGTGTgttcaccacacaccagctataggtggagaagagagagatagagccaaTTCAGTGGATGGGGGCCAGTAATGATGTAACCTTCACTGAAGTAGTTGAAAAATTTTAGGACTTTATTAATGTTACCAGTATTTAAAGTAGTTGACATTGCATACATTGCATGTGCTTGactttatttttgccatttttagccattgttttattagtatatttttatttatcttttttagaatttgaaagataagaTATTGTTTGATAAGTGACATTTCTGATTGAAGGCCTTAAACCAAAAAAGTGGTTTAAGGCCTAACTaaccacaaaaatatttcaagcttaaagtccttgaaagtcctggaattttaattttacagtatctGTACAAACCCTGAATTAgtcaaaaattttataaaaaaatcagtttcaagtaaatgctgatattttaaacttttttttattcaaagaattctgaaaaaaaaaaaaagtatcatggtttccacaatgatattaagcagcacaatcattttcagttattatgataagaaatgtttcttgaacagcaaatcagcatagtagcatgatttctaaatgatcatgtgacactgaagactggagtaatgactgctgaaaatgtagctgtgccatcacaggaatatataaaattttatattcaaatagattttttttttttttctctaaattgtaaaaatattttacaaagttactgtatttatgatcaaataaattcatccACGGTGAACATAAGAAATCTCTTCAGAAACCCACCCAAACATtgtatatttcaaattatatataaatattaaaagtaatttaaacaatacatttatgtgaatattaatattaattttcattttgtaatttttcctatatttaaatgttttattttaaattatttttcttctgatttcattaatgcttgttttaattttttttttttttacttgaattaaaacagactgaattaaaacaaatgtttatttcattacagcatttttgttttacatctcattttaaatttatgtacgTTGAGATTATATGGTCAAACACTAATGCTTATTTCTGTGTCTCTTCCAGATGCTTCAACATTGCTGCTGCAGTAAAGAGATTCTGGAGTTGTCCAAACTCCTCACCTTGCGAGCTCGTCTCAGCTGCTCTGAGAACATGGACAGACTCACCTTTGACCTGTCCTGGGCAGCTGTCACTTTGGCCTGTATGCTAGATGCGGTCCCTGTCCGGGCAGTGCCCATCATCCCAACCGCACTGGCCAGGAACCTCAGCAGCCCTGCAGGTGTAACCCAAAACAGCAGGAAACGTGGGTAAGGAAGCACTTCTGTTTCCTTATATGGCCATGTTTTGTTCTTGAAAgcttattgtgttttaaaatgtgactcATTCTGTGTCAGGTTTCTTACCATGGATCAGACCAGGAAACTTCTACTCATACTTGAATCTGACCCCAAAGCTTACACTCTCCCTCTAGTAGGAATGTAAGTACTTTTATTGTTTAGAAATGGTGACTTTCTTACTGCTTTATTCGGGCTGTAGGCAGGTATTATAATTCAGCCCTATTAGTTACATACTTGGAGTCCTGCAAGATGTTCAGAGTACGTGTGTAACAGTTGTTCTCCTGTGGCAGATGGTTGAGTGGTGTTACACACATCCATAATCCCATTGTGTGGGCGTGGTGTCTGCGGTACCTGCACAGCTCCGCCCTCCAAGACAAGTGAGTGTCCCATCCATCTGCTCTTATGGTCCAATAAGTCagttaaaaactaaatgaaatgtatgttgttctgattaaaaatgttttagtaatctatcatgaaattataataattttctctACATCTGATATGAATTTTCAGATTTTGTaaccattaaatattaaatagataattttaaacaattataaaatatcttatttagaaaaataaatgcattttcattatttattaaattgaatatatttatttttatagatttaataATCTGTAGTTTAGGAAAGCATAGTTTTAGTATTATTGCTTGAATTATTTCAGCATGTTTTTGTTAAAGTAAATGTGATCTTTTCCTTGTGTTGCTAGAATCTTTGAAATCTCTGAAAaatgattttatcattattattaaaataaaaataaattcctgGCCTGGGTTTTCCAGAGTGATGTCGGAGGGAGGTGCTTTCCTGGTGGTTCTGTATTCCCTGACTCACCGGGATCCCGAGTTCTACCAGTGTAAGCCATGTGTCGGACATCAACAAATGAGCTTTCAGCTGCTCACCAGCACAGAGTCATTCGTGCTTTACAAGGTTACCCTGTCTATGTCTTTGCTctcatcaaattaaatatgaatacgCAAAGGTCTATAGGAAACATTCCTCTCCTCCTGGCGTGTCTTTGGTTTTACAGTTAATGGTTAGCTAACATGCTGTACTAAATAGTTTTTagagttgcatttttattactatttttttctcattaattttactatatatttttcaatatagaATGTAGAGCCTTCAGAAGGACGGCCTCTACAATTTGAGCTCAGTGCTGAGAACCAAAATCAGGAAACTGTGCTGTTTGAGGAAGTGCTCTCCCAGTCTGTTTTAACAGGGTACATTCTTTTTATTTctctaaaaaaattgttttaatgtgttctgtaatgtgttcttttaatgtattgttttaattctgaCAGAATACAATATACCCAAAGCAAGAGGAAATATAACACACTATATCTGCTTTGACCTATTAGGACAACTCTTGCAGCATCTTCAGCTGCTCCACAGAATAAATTGTCTATCAGTGATCACGACTCAGGTGTAGAAGATGAAGACCTCTCCCCTCGGCCGTCTCCAAACCCTCATCCTGTCAGTCAGCAGGTTTGTTAACTCATGGCCTTGCACCCCTGATGTACTTCTTCATTCCGTGCAGGATAACTTCTTACCCATTAAcctccatttaaaatatttttctttagacTAGACGTGTTCATCCTTCAGTACCAGAACTATCTATGGTAATAGATGGCAGCTTTTTGGATGGGAGTGTTGTTAATACACAAGACTCGACTCCTGTTTCTCATAGCCTTTCGAATGTCCAGCGGCGAAGCATTAGCCCTGCCCACCAGGGCCTCTCAGTGTTAAGACCTCCAGAACAGGGTAGTGTCCCTGGACCTCCTCCAATCCGAAGACCACTAACTCCCATCCTCTCtcagccaaaaaacaaacaacttctAAATCTGGCACAACAGACACCACAACCCAATGTGAATCGTAAATCCTTGCCCTCAATGAGAAGATCAAGAGAAAGCTCGTCAGCATCATCTGCATCAtcgtcttcatcatcatcctcttcctcaacAAGGAATGCTGCTTCACCCAGTCATCAACAAAGGCAGTGTCCTTCCCAAGGTTTCCTGACCAAACCCCAGCCAATTTATTCTGGACCCCCAACATCAGCTCACAGCAGTGCGAGAAAGAGTTCAGCAATGCCTAGCCAGACCCCCATTCATCATCCGTCTCAACACAGGCTCTTCCATAGCACCCCAGCTGCCAACCCTTGCAGCTGCTGCACCAACCAACCTAGCCACGTCCCCTTGTATCAAAACAACACCTGGCAAGGGACACCATGTGTCCCCACAGTCAACACCAACAAAGGTTCTGTTGAGCAAGTCCTGTCCTGTCAAACCCAATGCTGCCAAGTCCAGTCTAGCCAGGTAGTATGCCTAGACACCCCCATGGGTCTCCTTCCTGCTGATGCTTACAGGATGCTTATGGATCAAGAGCGTCAGTTGAAGCTGCTTCAACTCCAGGTTTGTATTAGTAAGGCAAACGTTGTATCTTTGACCTGTTATCACATGTTGTTGACAGACTTTCCTTAACAGATTCAGAAACTTCTTGAGTCTCAGAGCAAAACACCTCCGGTATCATCTGCAGAACATGATACTCAGCAGGAAAGAGACCATCAGACACCCACATCTCCACCAAAACGAACAAGTGTCAGTGTTGCTGTAGGAACAGGTACTTTGATGGAAGCTTTAATGTTCTTGAATTTGTAACAAGTTCCTTTCAATGTCATGACATTTTCGTTTGTTTTTTAGGGGCTAGTTTGTTTTGGAACACCTCCCAGGAGGCCTCCACACATGAGGCCCCAAGTCTGGATTGGCAAACTGAGATAGAGCCAAAGTCTGGAGGTCAAAATGACAGTATAGTCACTTCCAGACTCGGATCCGAAAATGCATGTCGCTACACCCAAGTGTGCAGTCCAGGATCTCCGCTACATCCAGCATCTCCAAAACCCAAGTAATGAACCATTTGTTGACCCCTAATGAACCTGCAATGAACCCTAAACCATTTTTAGTGATCGTTAACCTTCATATCTGATTTGTCGAAGAgtgttacacttttattttttccaggCAATGTTTGATATTCTATTTGTCTTTGGCAGCATGTCATCTGGTTTCGGAGCCCATTCGTTTCAGAGTCCAGTGTTGGGAGAGAGTGCTAGCATGTATTATAACTCTCAGTCACAGAGTAACGATCTGTCTGAAAACGGAGAAATTGACAACCCAAGATTTTACCAAGAACTACTGGTATGGCCCTACTTTTAGAAAAATCAAAATACGCACatccaaaaaagttttttttgatcATCCTTTGATCTTGACCAGGTGCAAGATCAAAGGATGAATCAAAAAAGCACACTGCACACTGTTATGCtccctttatttaaaaaagttaaaaatagcaaCGTTTCAGTCAAAGACCTTCGTCAGGCAAACAGGTCTTGCCTGACAAAGGTCTTTGACCGAAGTAttgctatttttaacttttttaaataaagggaGCATAACAGTGGCAgatcctttttctattttttagttattcttttcacatatttaattagaaattGATGCATTGTGAATGTTCAAACTAACTTTATGACTCAATACTTGCTGCAGGGTCAGGTGCAAAGTCGTCTACAAGACTCCGCAATTGTGGAAGAAAAGGTAGAGCAAGACCAACAGAGTGTCCCAAACAGACAAAGTCTGTCCCCTGTAGACCTTCAGTCTAAGAGATCACTGACATCTTCCATACCCCAAACTCAAAAAATGAAGCACAGATCCAGTCCTCCAGATCAGGACCGTGTCTTAAGTGCAACATTAAGACAGCTCCAACAGTTCGGGGTGAACATAAACTTGGACTCAGCCCAGGGAAAGACGACACATGCAACTGTGGAAAGTGCCAGGTAAAGACATAGTCAATGAGAGATCATTTTATCAAAAGTCTTGTTTCTAACATCCTTTTTCTCTTCAGTACCCTTGCCTGCATTAACCCAGAGGCGGTGATTCCAAGACTAGCTCTTTCTGAACCAGTGGGCACCAGCATTTGGGGACCGAGTGGCAGTGTAGACCTTAGCCTTGAGGCCAATGCCATTGCACTTAAGTACTTAAGCGACTCGCAGCTGTCAAGACTCTCATTGGGCGGTCAATCCTCAGGCCCATTTCCAGACCCTAGCGCGATTCTCTTGAGAAGATCTGCTGCAGAAAAGAGCAGCGTTGGACTCAGTATACTGTCTCCCACCAATATGTCTCTAGCTACCTGTAAGTACATGAAGAAATACGGACTGATTGAAGAAGAAAACAGCAGCGAAGAAGAGCAAGAGGACGCCGTCCTGGTAGACTCCGCTCTCGGGTGTTCTATACAGCATGAAACGTCCAAGTATGTGAGCGTTAAGCAAGACCGTGAAGACCAGAGCATTGCGATCctcaaaaacataacaaacaagcCAGTCGCCAATCTCCACATGCCTCCCATTGACTCTCAAGAGCAGTTAATCCTAGACTTGCGGCCCAAAATGCAGCTGCTTATGTGTGGCGGGACAAACCCAGAGAAGGAGAATGATGCAAAGAAAGGTCTGACTCAACGTAGGTCCTCGCTAACTGAAAACCAGAGGATGCAGGAAATCACAGAGCCTGGAGGGTCGGTGGGAAATTTCCTGGATCTGAGCAGGTTACGCCAGCTCCCCAAGCTCTTCTGAAATGCATCATGGGGGTTTTCCAAACAGATCCTTTTaacacacagaaacaaatcaTCAAGAAATGTCAGTTTGTTTTAAACCCATCCTCGAAGATTTATCTTCCattgtttgtttacatagtataacacgattttatttttaaaagtgtacagaTTCTTTTCATCGAAAACCTTAAGTGTTAGGTTGTCTGTAACTGTTCGTGTCACCTTAATGTTATTTCCTTTTATATGCAGGCTTAAAAGTTTTTACATGTTTGCCTGATGACTCCTTATGTGTCATGTACAGTATGAGTAAAGTGCCTTGTATGAAGTCAAGTGACTCATTTAAGGCAGTATAGTTTTCGCTTTACTAATTTTAATTAACGTTTTGTCTTGTTTGTGCCATTACTTGTCTCTCTTGATTTTTACCTCAAATTGACACAAACCGTTTCAAAGGGAGAATTACTGAGTTtttatgcttttgtgtttttgtatgttcttTTTAGATGACTTGTTCATGTATGTGTCCATAATTAAATTACGTAttcttttataactttttttatttgtgtgtgtgagttttatcACTGACCAACACATCCTTTTGTGTCTTATAAGGATATATGATCTCAAACTTATGTTATCTAATTAGTAGGTAAATGTTTGACTTGCCAAACACACCTGGTGACAAACCTACATAAGTTTACATAATAGTATCTAAGGGCCAGAATTGACATGGGCTAAAGAGTAACCACCCTAGCAACAGAATCtcaatgaattaaacattacttGGAGTGCCTTACCAACCACATTGGAACAAACTTGATGGATTCAAGACTTCAACATAAACGAGAGCCATTATGTTAATGTAGACAAAAGCTCAAACACAACATCACTTTAGTTTCTCACTCTGCCACCAAATATAAAGAGGCTTGTCGCTAATGCTCTGAGTTTTAAAACCTGCtaagctgttttttttgtgtgttcaaacAGCATTTTGGACCTCACCACTGCTGTCTAGGTAGGGTTGGAGATTCCTGACTCCATGTAGGATACGATCTCGATGGGTGGATGATCTCCGGTTGCGCAATCCTGGACTTGTCTCGCGTGAGCTCCGAGACTCAGCAGTCAGTCCAAAGAAACGTTCATTACAGCAGCAGGCGAAATTCGCCCCTCTTCTGTGAAGATTGAGCTGAACCAAATATTGTGAGtacatgttgtgctgcttatattATGTAGGTTTATTGACCTTTTAGATTTCGTTTCTTTTATATACACGCCGTATATAGATGCTACAACAATGTGTAAAAATGTAGGTAGCTTAGGAATACAGCAGAACATTTTTTCAATCACCTTTAAAACGCTTTAATTGACATTCCTGCAGTAAGTATCGTTAAAATGTGCGTAATTCGTTTGAAACGCCTAAAACTATTAGAAATTAGCGTTGTAAGCGTTACCTAAGATGCGTTAACCGGCGTAGCATAAATGCTAACGCTCACGAGCACATTTTtcaataagaatacattttattatcGGTTAGTGTCAAGTTTGTATGTTTTGAAAGTGTTCCAGttagcaaaatattattacaaacagCAAGGGGTTCGCGGTAGAACCGTTTTAATTCAACAAATGGCGTTTAGCCGAGCGCTACAAGCTTTTTGTTAGCACACCGGCTAACGTTAGCTGTTTaatattcaaatttcaaatcgGTCTAAACGGTCCAAATGCGCATTGATATTAACTCACATTTTATACGACTTCATAATGTTTATATGTAGAAGACAGGTCGTGGTGCTAGGTGAGGATCagtaatgtgtttatttgtgttttaatttagaCATGGCTATTCGTTAACCTGCTAGCTGGCTAGCGTAAGTTTGACAATCTGAGCTTTTAAACAAGAACTGTTTCTTCATCATCGTGTGGCACTTGAATAGATAAACGAGTAGGTATTAAGACATATATACATAATTGCAGTTTAAAGcgagtgttttattattatttcagccaTATGCAGGTCTAGTCAAAGGgctttgtctctttctttctttctttctttcctgtccTGAAGGGCTTGTTGGTGTTATGCAAACAGTTTACACAGAAATAGGATTTTCTCAAGAAACCTTCGACTAAGAGTTTCTTGGGGACTCATCTGATGTTAATACATTTGATTTGCTTCATTTGGCTGCTAAATCCGATCGGAATGTGATGATGCACACGTGCTAATTGTCTTTTTCTAGGCACAGATTAAATAGGATGTGGATTATATATTGTTAGATCGTGTTGAGTTGTGTAATTAAACGCTTGATTATTAAGTGATGCTTAAAATCTCTGTTAACCCGCTTTAGGGGGTTTCCACTAGGCAAAGGGCAAGAGATAAGTCTCAGCATGCTTTGAACAGAGGTAATTTTTTCCATGACTGCTCtggcatctaaaaaaaaaaaaaaaaaaaatcctctttttgAATCAAAAAAGTGATTGTGAGGCATGTAAATGACCTTTAATGTACACATTAAATTCAGTTGCCTTTAAATGAGTCACATGTAGTTGACAAACAAGTCATGATTACACTGCATCAATTCTTTGTATGGAGATGCTAGGAAATACACTTTGACATACTGTACTtcctggtgagtgtgtgtgtatacacacgcacacacttaaaatatatacacatataattaatttcaaatgtatttttttattattaattttttttttttttaatgtatgcattttatatatatttaaaatgttttatttaaaatcaattttttaaagttttaaacattttatatataatattttttatttattttaactattttttttaacatttaaaaaataaatagatttaaaaaaaattgaaattaaatgaaaatgacttttttattttatctaaaatactTGTAATAGAGGGAGTTCTATATATAGTTATCCCACACCACAGAGCTTTCCCTTTTGTCGATCGCCACAAAACTTAATTATAGTTCTGAGAAATTCTGGCACCAATGAAACAATTTATGACATAGAAAGAAAACGTGGGCGTGCCGATGTAAAACGGTGCTTTTGTTAGCTGCCACAAGAGGAAGTACCTTAGTTGCATGGGTGGCTGctgaagataataataaaaaaaaaaattatgggtGCAGTTCTCACACTTGCACATGACTTAGGCAGAAATCCTTGCGAAAACTAAACTTGCATTCCTGATGGAGTGAATGAGTGGAGATCTAAATAGTTTTCAGCATAGATTGTGACATTCAGAAAGGAAACAGGTGTTTCGCAACTAGTATCTTATGATTTTGTTTTCGGCTTCCTTTTGTCACTGAAGCGTGAGTGTGCAACTCCCGTGCATGTGATGGAAACCGCTCTTTGTTATTGCTCATGTTTCTGTTCCCTATAGGTCAAATTCCTGCCTTCCTGCTCCTGAAAACACGTTGAATTTTTGTTTGTCAGATGAGTCAGAGCTCAGGACTCGTAACCTCATTTGAGTTTAGACGCTTCCTTGTTATGTCTGCCGCTGGAGCGGTCGAAGGAATTGTACTTTACTCGTGACTAGTTATTTGAAATCCccttgtttgtgtgttgtggagGTGTTGATTTGGTTATATAATGGCTATTTCAGGCAGCTTTAGGGTAAGGTACGCAGACTGCGGTGTAATAAATGATGAGTCAGGTTAttgctgctcttctgaacttcCCGGCCAGGACTGAATGTTTTATAGAACTCATGTTTTCAGGCTGCGGCCAAAAGGTTTAAATGgtataaaaagtataaacatatacacaaaaaCTTATACATAAAACCacttaaatataaaagttaaaatttaaacatttacatacaaactaacacataaaaacaaaaaaattaatttttattaagccTTTTATCCCATAACATCATTATAAAGcctaaaataccataaaaacattgtttttactcATCTcttttattgtttagttttttctttctttttttagtttatgtatttatatattttggatttttgtgCTAATGTGTAAAAGAGTTTAAATAGCAGCATTTTCATGTTAAATGAAAGGCAGGTTatcaaattaaaactttttagttATTCTGTATGAAAAAAACTCATAAATTTGTCTATTTTAGGAAGTTTAagtcataacataaaaaaaaatcataattaaaaagttattttagtttttaaaaatgtttttgttaacaataacaacattgttCTGTTTCATAAATGAGGCTCAATTTAGctgcattgcatttttaatgttttatttgaaaaaggcCAAGACACAATTAACAAGAATTATGTAATTTATGGCTGAACAAGATAATTTGGCATGTTGGGATTTACTGTAAAATCTTGATGTGAGTGATcatttgtgggttgttttttttttgtctttcaggtTATGTTTTTCACACTATGTGCTGAACGCCCACAATGCCAGGAAATTAAGAACTGTGATCTTTGGAAGAGCTTTATCGGTTCCAGTGGAACCTTTTGGATTTACTATTGTATCGTTTTACACAAAACGCACATAGACACAAATGCAGCAATAAGAGACCGGTGCATCACAGACCGTGCTTCGCTACAATGCCAGTGCAAGCCCCGCAATGGACAGAGTTTCTGTTGTGTCCCATTTGCACACAAACCTTCGAGGAGAGCCACCGCAAGCCCATCAGCCTGGGCTGCGGCCACACTGTGTGCAAAATGTGCCTGAACAAACTGCACCGCAAGGCCTGCCCGTTCGACCAGACCACCATCAGCACAGACATCGAGCAGCTGCCCGTCAACACAGCGCTGTTGCAGCTCGTCAGTGGACAGGTGAGTCTAAATGTGTGGTCACATTTGCAAGATTGTGTGGCAAAAAAGGTCTGTTGTCAATAGAGTAGCtagatgtatgaagcacagctcagcAAGTGTTTATCAATCCAGCGAATTCATATGACCAACTTAAACATGAGCGAAATCTGCACCGAAAATGTTTTGCTCTCACACACAATTCCTTAGTGGTGCTCCGAATGATCAGCTATCGGCCAATAATCATTTTGGGATATTTGATTGGTGGTCTCTATAAAGACTGATCTCAAGCTGACGGCGCGCCTGCagtgagaggtttggcatgacatgcagtGGCACCGTCTCAATCTCTGTCCAGCTTGGgtaacataataataatgctgaaagtgaggtacaattcatatttcttcattacaaatgaaTCCGCTCACTTTCTGTGTGACGGTGTGAATGAATCATcgtgcgctctctctctttccctctcaaaatgcgcaaatggcttcaaatcagcACATCGTGTCTGCACTAGAAGCGAGctgcacagttgacacaggaattctcacttgcacaatcgaggcagtgtcGCATCTTCACTGAAGTTAATTTGCatttcttgccagtgtttaaaccattcagcactcgtgccattgagaaggtggatgaaacaaaaactgtctgtcttcatttcaggctgcaaagcaacaaaatgtgattattttaaaggagggtgattcttttctatccCCACTGTATGAGGCACGGTTCAcaaagaagtcactttcaaactaaGCAGGTTTCTATTATTCAGTGGGGCTATCTAAGTAAGGATAAGGAAGTAAAACTACTGTGGTTCCTtgtaactttttctttttcaaattacCTTGATAACAATCGGAACGTGAGGCAAACAGCC
This window encodes:
- the LOC109047510 gene encoding SCL-interrupting locus protein homolog, with translation MNRVQVDFKGLPAHILENSIRAETLQNLRSSDNVLTPLTFPKSKVSLWDPSPSGDVVSLHFSYYRNPRLLLVEKALRLAHRHARQTNKPRFFCFLLGTLAVDSDEEGVTITLDRFDPGREQTGSPGKAPTALLPGDILVPCVFEAQNATGSMVHSREDLNISFKMLQHCCCSKEILELSKLLTLRARLSCSENMDRLTFDLSWAAVTLACMLDAVPVRAVPIIPTALARNLSSPAGVTQNSRKRGFLTMDQTRKLLLILESDPKAYTLPLVGIWLSGVTHIHNPIVWAWCLRYLHSSALQDKVMSEGGAFLVVLYSLTHRDPEFYQCKPCVGHQQMSFQLLTSTESFVLYKNVEPSEGRPLQFELSAENQNQETVLFEEVLSQSVLTGTTLAASSAAPQNKLSISDHDSGVEDEDLSPRPSPNPHPVSQQTRRVHPSVPELSMVIDGSFLDGSVVNTQDSTPVSHSLSNVQRRSISPAHQGLSVLRPPEQGSVPGPPPIRRPLTPILSQPKNKQLLNLAQQTPQPNVNRKSLPSMRRSRESSSASSASSSSSSSSSSTRNAASPSHQQRQCPSQGFLTKPQPIYSGPPTSAHSSARKSSAMPSQTPIHHPSQHRLFHSTPAANPCSCCTNQPSHVPLYQNNTWQGTPCVPTVNTNKGSVEQVLSCQTQCCQVQSSQVVCLDTPMGLLPADAYRMLMDQERQLKLLQLQIQKLLESQSKTPPVSSAEHDTQQERDHQTPTSPPKRTSVSVAVGTGASLFWNTSQEASTHEAPSLDWQTEIEPKSGGQNDSIVTSRLGSENACRYTQVCSPGSPLHPASPKPNMSSGFGAHSFQSPVLGESASMYYNSQSQSNDLSENGEIDNPRFYQELLGQVQSRLQDSAIVEEKVEQDQQSVPNRQSLSPVDLQSKRSLTSSIPQTQKMKHRSSPPDQDRVLSATLRQLQQFGVNINLDSAQGKTTHATVESASTLACINPEAVIPRLALSEPVGTSIWGPSGSVDLSLEANAIALKYLSDSQLSRLSLGGQSSGPFPDPSAILLRRSAAEKSSVGLSILSPTNMSLATCKYMKKYGLIEEENSSEEEQEDAVLVDSALGCSIQHETSKYVSVKQDREDQSIAILKNITNKPVANLHMPPIDSQEQLILDLRPKMQLLMCGGTNPEKENDAKKGLTQRRSSLTENQRMQEITEPGGSVGNFLDLSRLRQLPKLF